A part of Cystobacter ferrugineus genomic DNA contains:
- a CDS encoding glycoside hydrolase family 65 protein, translated as MSREQWLFTYEGFEPAREGLREALCTLGNGYFATRGAAPEAHADGTHYPGTYLAGGYNRLETDLAGRVVENEDLVNMPNWLPLTFRHEGGDWFDVRSVTPLEYRQVLDLERGLLLRTIRFEDAAGRRTRLEQRRFVHMGDKHLAGQELVLVPENWSGRVQVRSALDGRVVNAGVARYRQLNGQHLRLLVAEEVDPETLLLEVETVQSRLEVAEAARTRLFVEGHPAALLKTLLLEEGFLAHEFIVTLAKGQRLTVEKVVALYSSKDPAVSEAAMEARDALKTAPGRFEELVATHVQAWSHLWRRVDIELELDGLDEPQRVLRLHIFHLLQTVSPHSIDQDVGVPARGWHGEAYRGHIFWDELFIFPFLNLRLPFLTRAILRYRYRRLGRARQAAREAGFQGAMFPWQSGSNGREESQRLHLNPRSGRWVEDVTWMQRHINAAVAYNVWQYHRATADSEFLYYYGAEMMLELARFWASLARWNPGLGRYEIKNVMGPDEYHTGYPDRPGPGLDNNAYTNLMAVWVLCKGLETLHLLPRERRAELIEFLRLEDSELARWDEVSRKMRLVFHQDGVISQFEGYERLQEFDWKAYRARYPDIHRLDRILEAEGDSPNRYKLSKQADVLMLFYLFSADELRELLERLGYPFEPEMIPRTVDYYLRRTSHGSTLSGVVHSWVLTRGDREASWRLFNEALRSDISDVQGGTTPEGIHLGAMAGTVDLLQRAYTGLEVRAGVLHFNPHLPQELKRLKFSLRYHKHWVEVELTPAMLRLTGLWSPLEQPLEVCVRGECLRLQSCETQELRLA; from the coding sequence ATGAGCCGGGAACAATGGCTGTTCACCTATGAAGGCTTCGAGCCCGCGAGGGAAGGACTGCGCGAGGCGCTCTGCACGCTGGGCAATGGCTACTTCGCCACGCGCGGGGCGGCGCCCGAGGCCCACGCGGATGGGACGCACTACCCGGGGACATACCTCGCGGGCGGCTACAACCGGTTGGAGACAGACCTGGCCGGGCGGGTGGTGGAGAACGAGGATCTCGTCAACATGCCCAACTGGCTGCCCCTGACCTTCCGGCACGAGGGAGGCGACTGGTTCGACGTGCGTTCGGTCACTCCGCTGGAATACCGGCAGGTGCTGGACCTGGAGCGGGGGCTGCTGCTGCGCACGATACGCTTCGAGGACGCGGCTGGCCGCAGGACGCGCCTGGAGCAACGCCGGTTCGTGCACATGGGCGACAAGCACCTGGCGGGACAGGAGCTGGTGCTCGTACCGGAGAACTGGAGCGGGCGCGTCCAGGTGCGCTCGGCGCTAGATGGGCGGGTGGTAAACGCGGGCGTGGCCCGCTACCGGCAGCTCAATGGCCAGCACCTTCGGCTGCTCGTGGCCGAGGAGGTGGATCCAGAGACGCTGCTGCTGGAGGTGGAGACGGTGCAGTCGCGCCTGGAGGTGGCGGAGGCGGCGCGCACCCGGCTGTTCGTGGAGGGTCACCCGGCGGCGCTCCTGAAGACGCTCCTCCTGGAGGAGGGCTTCCTCGCGCACGAGTTCATCGTGACGCTGGCCAAGGGTCAGCGCCTCACCGTGGAGAAGGTGGTGGCGCTGTACTCGTCCAAGGATCCCGCCGTGTCCGAGGCGGCGATGGAGGCGCGGGACGCGCTGAAGACGGCACCCGGGCGCTTCGAGGAACTGGTGGCCACACACGTCCAGGCCTGGTCGCACCTGTGGCGCCGGGTCGACATCGAGCTGGAGCTGGACGGGCTGGACGAGCCCCAGCGCGTGCTGCGCCTGCACATCTTCCATCTGTTGCAGACGGTGTCCCCACACAGCATCGACCAGGACGTGGGCGTGCCCGCACGCGGCTGGCACGGCGAGGCGTACCGGGGGCACATCTTCTGGGACGAGCTGTTCATCTTCCCCTTCCTCAACCTGAGGCTGCCCTTCCTCACCCGCGCCATCCTGCGCTACCGCTACCGGCGGCTGGGGCGGGCGCGCCAGGCGGCACGCGAGGCGGGCTTCCAGGGAGCGATGTTCCCCTGGCAAAGCGGCAGCAACGGCCGCGAGGAGAGCCAGCGGCTGCACCTCAATCCCCGCTCGGGGCGGTGGGTGGAGGACGTGACGTGGATGCAACGGCACATCAACGCGGCCGTCGCCTACAATGTCTGGCAATACCATCGGGCCACGGCCGACTCGGAGTTCCTCTACTACTACGGGGCCGAGATGATGCTGGAGCTGGCGCGCTTCTGGGCGAGCCTGGCCCGGTGGAATCCCGGGCTGGGGCGCTACGAAATCAAGAACGTGATGGGGCCGGACGAATACCACACGGGCTACCCGGACCGGCCCGGGCCCGGACTGGACAACAACGCATATACCAACCTCATGGCGGTGTGGGTGCTGTGCAAGGGGTTGGAGACCCTCCACCTGCTGCCGCGCGAGCGCCGCGCGGAACTCATCGAGTTCTTACGGCTGGAGGACTCGGAGCTGGCGCGCTGGGACGAGGTGAGCCGGAAGATGCGGCTGGTGTTCCACCAGGACGGAGTAATCAGCCAGTTCGAGGGCTACGAGCGCCTCCAGGAGTTCGACTGGAAGGCGTACCGCGCGCGCTACCCGGACATCCATCGGTTGGATCGCATCCTGGAAGCCGAGGGGGACTCGCCCAACCGCTACAAGCTGTCGAAGCAGGCGGACGTGCTGATGCTCTTCTATCTCTTCTCGGCCGACGAGCTGCGCGAACTCCTCGAGCGGCTCGGCTATCCGTTCGAGCCGGAGATGATCCCGCGCACCGTGGATTACTACCTGCGACGCACCTCCCACGGCTCGACGCTCAGCGGGGTGGTGCACTCGTGGGTGTTGACGCGCGGCGACCGGGAGGCCTCGTGGAGGCTCTTCAACGAGGCCCTGCGCAGCGACATCTCGGACGTGCAGGGCGGGACGACGCCCGAGGGCATCCACCTGGGAGCCATGGCGGGTACGGTGGATCTGCTGCAGCGCGCGTACACGGGCCTCGAGGTCCGGGCGGGCGTGTTGCACTTCAATCCCCACCTGCCTCAGGAGTTGAAGCGGCTGAAGTTCTCGCTGCGCTATCACAAGCATTGGGTGGAGGTGGAACTCACTCCGGCCATGCTGCGGCTCACCGGTCTGTGGAGCCCCCTGGAGCAGCCGCTGGAGGTGTGTGTGCGGGGCGAGTGTCTGCGGCTCCAGTCCTGCGAAACACAGGAGCTGCGCCTCGCCTGA
- a CDS encoding DUF6982 domain-containing protein: MSDTSVAMREFRFLEEKRTQGSLSPAEQARWTELQGLLGGQGASTQPAEAVDYAQQPQGYYGDDGQWYAYPAGYDPQQPQGYYGDDGQWYAYPAGYDPQQPQSYDPQAYAQQQPQGYYGDDGQWYAYPTGYDPQQPQSYDPQAYAQQQPQGYYGDDGQWYAYPAGYDPQQPQAYDSQAYEQQDPGHTAPSAQPLSAEDAQAEEAAVLEASPTDELTAPLESEPLSLDGAQPADDVFEVADTDLSPVSEAITIPEPVETVDMSDWEDTTTPSAAALAPPPPAPTPAPVRSASEPIQELGEDDFSSLNTDDPLPVSSAPPVDEELLAHPQTLDIPATDVSVLDAAEGPLQAEPMFAEEPMMPVSEEWASAPLAVDGAASAPPPTEDSWTDTGEPRSFEPTTTEEALRDADRMEVTASYALPAYPHPQSPAETSAADEAPTFDVSELEAAPEPAPTDASLETPWETEPEVAPSVPVEPPPSAPPAAEPESTEQPTFDVADLGAEMEPAPAAVEDPADYRPTTLELNPVQVGPDLVADTVQIADSFNPEATQPSDWGTSEQTFDSGHPGDPVPLTSVSDYLGHNTQHAGGTVSDEPVPLEADIRSSWMNSAQDNSTAEPLQLQSAADFMSTPEFISASATWGHRPESDQPATSAAEDPYGYGYGAAYGNGSSDSAGWGTPSDAAPATEAQPEWAAPTEAQPVMEAQPEEAQPVMEAQPEWAAQPEAQPVMEAQPEWAAQPEAQPVMEAQPEWAAQPVMEAQPEEAQPVMEAQPEWAAQPEAQPEEAQPVMEAQPEWADQPEAQPEEAQPVMEAQPEWAAQPEAQPVMEAQPEWADQPEAQPVMEAQPEWADQPEAQPVMEAQPEWADQPVMETQPEEAQPVMEAQPEWGAQPVMEAQPEWGAQPEAQPEWGAQSEAQPEWSAQPEAQPEWGAQPVMEAQPEWGAQPEAQPEWGAQTEWAGAEAQPGTASQTDWSAPADPYAPTGTHSDWSASAEAQPAAEPQPEWATPAHESHPGQDSAHWGAAAQPEWSTDGAASQWGTPGEQTPSEWATSESASGTATPEWSAPAAEQDSTWASPMQSEWSAPAASESWGQAQESTAPVEQPPPPVEPDLPVMEAEPEPEPVRLATMDFQEIDLSDDAEQAPAVAPAPVAPPPPAPVPVPAPRAPAPAAAPAPRSVALPPAPPPAPVAAPATPAPLPRAQTTPPVFAIPTASAAPAAPAPLVPGSPPPRASRQAMATVTTPPAAQTAAAPFNAFIAGEHRVIIHTVEGQVKRGAIRDVDLLDSAIPLEQQAGFAPESIAIQRVKAIFFMLATGSRPPQPEGQKIRVTFNDGRQVAGFSNDYQGTGQGFFVIPADTRTNTSRIFIYRSSVQTVAEG; encoded by the coding sequence ATGTCCGACACGAGCGTGGCGATGAGGGAGTTTCGCTTCCTGGAAGAGAAGCGGACGCAGGGGAGTCTTTCCCCCGCGGAACAAGCTCGATGGACCGAGCTCCAGGGACTCCTGGGCGGCCAGGGTGCGTCCACGCAGCCCGCGGAGGCCGTGGACTACGCGCAGCAGCCCCAGGGCTACTACGGCGATGACGGCCAGTGGTACGCCTACCCCGCTGGCTACGATCCCCAGCAGCCCCAGGGCTACTACGGCGATGATGGCCAGTGGTACGCCTACCCCGCTGGCTACGATCCCCAGCAGCCCCAGAGCTACGACCCCCAGGCCTACGCGCAGCAGCAGCCCCAGGGCTACTACGGCGATGATGGCCAGTGGTACGCCTACCCCACTGGCTACGATCCCCAGCAGCCCCAGAGCTACGACCCCCAGGCCTACGCGCAGCAGCAGCCCCAGGGCTACTACGGCGATGATGGCCAGTGGTACGCCTACCCCGCTGGCTACGATCCCCAGCAGCCCCAGGCCTACGACTCCCAGGCCTATGAACAGCAGGACCCGGGCCACACGGCCCCTTCCGCCCAGCCCCTGTCGGCCGAGGACGCCCAGGCCGAGGAGGCCGCCGTCCTCGAGGCCTCGCCCACCGACGAGCTGACCGCGCCGCTCGAGTCCGAGCCCCTGTCCCTGGATGGGGCACAGCCCGCCGACGATGTCTTCGAGGTGGCCGACACCGACCTGTCGCCCGTCAGCGAGGCCATCACCATTCCCGAGCCCGTCGAGACGGTCGACATGAGCGACTGGGAGGACACCACCACGCCCTCCGCGGCCGCGCTCGCGCCCCCGCCTCCCGCGCCGACTCCCGCTCCCGTGAGGAGCGCCTCGGAGCCCATCCAGGAACTGGGTGAGGACGACTTCTCCTCGCTCAACACCGATGATCCCCTCCCCGTCTCCTCCGCGCCGCCCGTGGACGAGGAGTTGCTGGCGCATCCCCAGACCCTCGACATCCCGGCCACGGATGTCTCGGTGCTCGACGCCGCGGAAGGACCGCTCCAGGCCGAACCGATGTTCGCCGAGGAGCCCATGATGCCCGTCTCCGAGGAGTGGGCCTCCGCGCCACTCGCGGTGGACGGCGCCGCCTCGGCGCCTCCGCCCACCGAGGACTCATGGACGGACACCGGTGAGCCTCGCTCCTTCGAGCCCACGACCACCGAGGAGGCCCTGAGGGACGCGGACCGGATGGAGGTCACCGCGTCGTACGCGCTGCCCGCCTATCCGCATCCGCAATCCCCCGCGGAGACCTCCGCGGCCGACGAGGCGCCCACGTTCGACGTCTCCGAGCTCGAGGCCGCGCCCGAGCCGGCCCCCACGGACGCCTCGCTGGAGACTCCGTGGGAGACCGAGCCGGAGGTGGCACCGAGCGTGCCCGTCGAGCCGCCTCCCTCCGCGCCGCCCGCGGCGGAGCCCGAGTCCACCGAGCAGCCCACCTTCGACGTGGCCGACCTCGGCGCCGAGATGGAGCCTGCTCCGGCCGCCGTGGAAGACCCGGCCGATTACCGCCCGACCACGCTGGAGCTGAATCCGGTGCAGGTGGGACCCGATCTGGTGGCGGATACCGTCCAGATCGCCGACTCGTTCAACCCCGAGGCCACCCAGCCCTCGGACTGGGGCACGAGTGAGCAGACGTTCGACTCGGGCCACCCGGGAGACCCCGTCCCGCTCACCAGCGTCTCCGACTACCTGGGACACAACACGCAGCACGCCGGCGGCACGGTGTCCGACGAGCCGGTGCCGCTCGAGGCGGACATCCGCTCGAGCTGGATGAACAGCGCCCAGGACAACAGCACGGCGGAGCCGCTCCAGTTGCAGAGTGCCGCGGACTTCATGAGCACGCCGGAGTTCATCTCGGCGAGCGCCACCTGGGGTCATCGGCCGGAGAGCGACCAGCCCGCCACCAGCGCCGCCGAGGATCCATATGGCTATGGCTATGGCGCGGCGTATGGCAACGGGTCGAGCGACTCCGCGGGCTGGGGCACCCCGAGCGACGCGGCCCCGGCCACCGAAGCCCAGCCCGAGTGGGCCGCTCCGACGGAGGCTCAGCCCGTCATGGAGGCTCAGCCCGAAGAGGCTCAGCCCGTCATGGAGGCCCAGCCCGAGTGGGCTGCTCAGCCGGAAGCCCAGCCCGTCATGGAGGCCCAGCCCGAGTGGGCTGCTCAGCCGGAAGCCCAGCCCGTCATGGAGGCCCAGCCCGAGTGGGCCGCTCAGCCGGTGATGGAGGCCCAGCCCGAAGAGGCTCAGCCCGTCATGGAGGCCCAGCCCGAGTGGGCCGCTCAGCCGGAAGCCCAGCCCGAAGAGGCTCAGCCCGTCATGGAGGCCCAGCCCGAGTGGGCCGATCAGCCGGAAGCCCAGCCCGAGGAAGCCCAGCCCGTCATGGAGGCTCAGCCCGAGTGGGCCGCTCAGCCGGAAGCCCAGCCCGTCATGGAGGCTCAGCCCGAGTGGGCCGATCAGCCGGAAGCCCAGCCCGTCATGGAGGCCCAGCCCGAGTGGGCCGATCAGCCGGAAGCCCAGCCCGTCATGGAGGCCCAGCCCGAGTGGGCCGATCAGCCGGTGATGGAGACCCAGCCCGAAGAGGCGCAGCCCGTCATGGAGGCCCAGCCCGAGTGGGGCGCCCAGCCCGTCATGGAGGCCCAGCCCGAGTGGGGCGCCCAGCCGGAGGCCCAGCCCGAGTGGGGCGCCCAGTCGGAGGCCCAGCCCGAGTGGAGCGCTCAGCCGGAGGCCCAGCCCGAGTGGGGCGCCCAGCCCGTGATGGAGGCTCAACCCGAGTGGGGCGCTCAGCCGGAGGCCCAGCCCGAGTGGGGTGCCCAGACCGAATGGGCAGGCGCCGAGGCCCAACCCGGCACCGCGTCCCAAACGGATTGGTCCGCTCCCGCCGACCCCTACGCCCCCACCGGAACGCATTCCGATTGGAGCGCGTCGGCGGAGGCCCAGCCCGCCGCCGAGCCCCAGCCCGAGTGGGCGACGCCCGCGCATGAGTCACACCCCGGCCAGGACTCCGCCCACTGGGGGGCTGCCGCGCAGCCCGAGTGGTCAACGGACGGCGCCGCCTCGCAGTGGGGTACGCCGGGCGAGCAGACTCCCTCCGAATGGGCGACGTCGGAGTCCGCCTCGGGGACGGCCACGCCTGAATGGAGCGCTCCCGCCGCGGAGCAGGACTCCACCTGGGCCAGCCCCATGCAGAGCGAATGGAGCGCTCCCGCCGCCTCCGAGTCGTGGGGACAAGCCCAGGAGAGCACCGCGCCCGTCGAGCAGCCGCCGCCGCCCGTCGAGCCCGACCTCCCCGTCATGGAAGCCGAGCCCGAGCCCGAGCCGGTGCGTCTGGCCACGATGGACTTCCAGGAGATCGACCTCTCGGACGACGCCGAGCAGGCTCCGGCGGTGGCACCGGCTCCCGTCGCGCCTCCGCCGCCCGCGCCCGTGCCTGTGCCCGCCCCCAGGGCTCCGGCTCCTGCCGCTGCGCCAGCGCCTCGAAGCGTGGCACTCCCTCCGGCGCCTCCACCCGCGCCCGTGGCAGCTCCCGCCACACCCGCGCCGCTCCCGAGGGCCCAGACCACTCCGCCGGTCTTCGCCATTCCGACCGCATCCGCCGCGCCCGCTGCTCCAGCCCCCCTGGTGCCCGGCTCTCCGCCGCCGCGAGCCTCGCGACAGGCCATGGCGACCGTGACGACTCCACCGGCGGCCCAAACCGCCGCGGCTCCCTTCAACGCGTTCATCGCGGGCGAGCACCGCGTCATCATCCACACGGTGGAGGGACAGGTGAAGCGGGGTGCCATCCGCGACGTGGACCTGCTCGACTCCGCCATCCCCCTGGAGCAACAGGCCGGCTTCGCCCCCGAGTCCATCGCCATCCAGCGCGTGAAGGCCATCTTCTTCATGCTCGCCACGGGCAGCCGTCCCCCTCAACCCGAGGGACAGAAGATCCGCGTCACCTTCAACGACGGCCGCCAGGTCGCGGGCTTCTCCAACGACTACCAGGGCACCGGCCAGGGCTTCTTCGTCATCCCCGCGGACACCCGCACCAACACCTCGCGCATCTTCATCTACCGCTCCAGCGTGCAGACCGTCGCCGAAGGTTGA
- a CDS encoding peptidase MA family metallohydrolase, with protein MRALFLSALLSAAPPTPTQAQKLAAQGNWDELYLAWAAVKPKTHSPAERRTIATALLQGCEALAGSDAVMAYALGERAVNFLETVRGLRCVTRTALATDQRGAAEEALRQGLESFPKQGYFGLELGRLLLEDKDPEGALAALRRVPSRAPEAPQARALMQKALALANEENAARAQLLAIERRFSGEAEAPRSSPASPSGLAFGSSVGADGMRTRANSRFIVKYFNNARDFGQRAEYEGRIVAALDEARNHTHQVLGEARETPVDVVLYTREEFRTHQGAALARAVAGLYSAGAIRINDAAELTPQTKATLVHEYVHAVVDDLVGAGNPVPVWLNEGLAEYVEWRYLGSDKPPYSLVNRLRGAAQAGQLPSLSRMAGESLIQQGDPALAYGTSGMAVRELLSQGGPGRLLGLIRQVGQGATFEEALQHQYGRSVTQLDEAVKAALSRR; from the coding sequence ATGCGTGCCCTGTTCCTCTCCGCCCTGCTCTCGGCCGCCCCCCCCACGCCGACGCAGGCCCAGAAGCTCGCCGCCCAGGGCAATTGGGATGAGCTGTACCTGGCCTGGGCCGCGGTGAAACCCAAGACCCACTCCCCCGCCGAGCGCCGCACCATCGCCACCGCCCTGCTCCAGGGATGCGAGGCCCTCGCCGGCTCGGATGCCGTCATGGCGTACGCGCTCGGTGAGCGCGCCGTGAACTTCCTCGAGACGGTGCGGGGCCTGCGCTGCGTGACCCGCACGGCGCTCGCCACCGACCAGCGCGGCGCCGCCGAGGAAGCCCTGCGCCAGGGACTGGAGAGCTTTCCCAAGCAGGGCTACTTCGGGCTGGAGCTGGGCCGGCTGCTGCTCGAGGACAAGGATCCGGAGGGCGCGCTCGCGGCGCTGCGGCGCGTGCCCTCGCGCGCCCCCGAGGCACCCCAGGCCCGAGCCCTGATGCAGAAGGCCCTCGCCCTGGCGAACGAGGAGAACGCGGCGCGCGCCCAACTGCTCGCCATCGAGCGGCGCTTCTCGGGCGAAGCGGAGGCCCCGCGCTCGAGCCCGGCGTCCCCCTCGGGGCTCGCCTTCGGCTCCAGCGTGGGCGCGGACGGCATGCGCACGCGCGCCAACAGCCGCTTCATCGTGAAGTACTTCAACAACGCGCGCGACTTCGGCCAGCGCGCCGAGTACGAGGGCCGCATCGTCGCCGCGCTCGATGAGGCACGCAACCATACCCACCAGGTGCTCGGCGAGGCGCGCGAGACGCCCGTCGACGTCGTCCTCTATACCCGCGAGGAGTTCCGCACCCACCAGGGCGCCGCCCTCGCGCGCGCCGTGGCCGGCCTGTACTCCGCGGGCGCCATCCGCATCAACGACGCCGCCGAGCTCACCCCCCAGACCAAGGCCACCCTCGTGCACGAGTACGTCCACGCCGTGGTGGATGATCTCGTGGGCGCCGGCAACCCCGTCCCCGTCTGGCTCAACGAGGGGCTCGCCGAATACGTGGAGTGGCGCTACCTGGGCAGCGACAAGCCCCCCTACTCGCTCGTCAACCGCCTGCGGGGCGCGGCCCAGGCCGGTCAGCTCCCCTCGCTGTCCCGGATGGCGGGGGAGTCCCTCATCCAGCAGGGAGACCCGGCCCTGGCCTATGGCACCTCGGGCATGGCGGTGCGCGAACTGTTGAGTCAGGGAGGGCCCGGCCGGCTCCTCGGCCTCATCCGTCAGGTCGGCCAGGGCGCCACCTTCGAGGAGGCCCTCCAGCACCAGTACGGCCGGAGCGTGACGCAATTGGACGAAGCGGTGAAGGCGGCTCTCTCGCGGAGGTAA
- a CDS encoding HAD family hydrolase — protein MSSPDPVVVILSRGQLDAVLFDLDGVVTQTALVHAAAWKRLFDTYLWKQAADPVRDFRPFTQEDYRRYVDGRPRLEGIRCFLASRGLSLPEGSSADGPDAETVHGLGKRKNAWFLEELERRGVEVDPAAVELLERLRAAGLRTAVVTSSRNGAAVLRLGGLEHLFDARVDGVEAGKLGLAGKPAPDTFLEGARRLGAAPARTAVFEDAQAGVRAGHLGGFALVIGVRRSGEAGALLRAGAHVEVEELSAVRVEGVAPLRPEFHAAGATP, from the coding sequence ATGTCCTCGCCCGACCCCGTGGTCGTCATCCTGTCGCGTGGGCAGCTCGATGCGGTCTTGTTCGATCTGGATGGCGTAGTGACCCAGACCGCCCTGGTGCATGCCGCCGCGTGGAAGCGCCTGTTCGACACGTATCTCTGGAAGCAGGCGGCGGACCCGGTCCGGGACTTCCGGCCGTTCACACAGGAGGACTATCGCAGGTACGTGGATGGGCGGCCCCGGCTGGAGGGCATCCGCTGCTTCCTGGCGAGCCGGGGCCTGTCCCTCCCCGAGGGCTCCTCGGCTGACGGCCCGGACGCGGAAACGGTTCACGGGCTGGGTAAGCGCAAGAACGCCTGGTTCCTCGAGGAACTGGAGCGGCGAGGCGTGGAAGTGGACCCCGCGGCGGTGGAGCTGCTGGAGCGGCTGCGAGCGGCGGGCCTGCGCACGGCGGTGGTGACCTCCAGCCGCAACGGCGCGGCGGTGCTGCGGCTGGGCGGATTGGAGCACCTGTTCGACGCTCGGGTCGATGGAGTGGAGGCAGGGAAGCTGGGCCTCGCGGGCAAGCCCGCCCCTGACACATTCCTCGAGGGCGCGCGGCGTCTGGGGGCGGCGCCAGCACGCACCGCGGTGTTCGAGGACGCCCAGGCGGGAGTGCGGGCGGGACATCTCGGGGGCTTCGCGCTCGTCATCGGGGTCCGCCGCTCGGGAGAAGCAGGCGCCCTGCTGCGGGCCGGCGCGCACGTGGAGGTGGAGGAGCTGTCCGCCGTGCGCGTGGAGGGGGTAGCGCCCCTGCGTCCGGAGTTCCACGCCGCGGGAGCGACGCCATGA